One window of the Zea mays cultivar B73 chromosome 3, Zm-B73-REFERENCE-NAM-5.0, whole genome shotgun sequence genome contains the following:
- the LOC103650075 gene encoding nuclear envelope-associated protein 2 isoform X3, translating to MLVSESTAIPSSLSCSLELDPLLRDLVEKKLSLKRNVTAMATELRDARNRLASQELLLAQEIEARKVAELKTRNLEDEVSKLQKCLGDKDEQLRASLCSADQFRNELDGFRSQLPVMTTLLHCSYLLGKLNDRNNSMSEGEFPVNNLAEQLNHLEKCLESRDPTLRQFKDCYSLRTESDITDAFARVAFDNDDGVAKPGEDIRALSAHWVNRSKELESQLDQHRRTAQELKRRVMRLELCILEPYGNSIG from the exons ATGCTAGTTTCAGAGAGTACAGCAATTCCTTCATCGTTGTCATGCTCACTTGAGTTGGATCCACTACTGAGGGATCTTGTTGAGAAGAAACTAAGCCTGAAGAGGAATGTGACTGCAATGGCTACCGAGCTCAGGGATGCCAGGAACAGGCTTGCTTCACAGGAACTGTTGCTGGCTCAGGAGATAGAAGCCAGAAAG GTTGCTGAGCTAAAGACGAGAAATTTGGAGGATGAGGTGAGCAAGCTGCAGAAATGCTTAGGGGACAAAGATGAGCAGTTGCGTGCATCGCTATGTAGCGCAGATCAG TTCCGCAATGAGTTGGATGGTTTCAGATCACAACTTCCAGTGATGACAACGCTGCTGCACTGCTCATATTTGTTAGGAAAGCTGAATGATAGGAACAATTCGATGAGTGAGGGTGAATTTCCGGTGAACAATTTAGCAGAACAGCTCAATCATCTTGAAAAGTGCCTCGAGAGCAGGGATCCCACACTAAGACAATTCAAAGATTGTTACTCTTTGAGAACCGAGTCTGACATCACGGATGCCTTTGCCAGAGTTGCATTTGATAAC GATGATGGTGTGGCCAAGCCGGGAGAGGATATAAGGGCGCTATCTGCTCACTGGGTAAACAGAAGCAAGGAACTGGAATCACAG TTGGATCAGCATCGGAGGACAGCCCAGGAGCTGAAGAGGAGGGTAATGAGACTTGAACTCTGCATCCTAGAACCATATGGAAACTCCATAGG